The region GCCCGCTGACTGTGGCATAATGCGACAATGCGTTCACAATTGTCTCGATTCGTAGACAGCAGCGAGGCGGCCTTCGGCCCGCAAGCCGCGTATTTGCTGGGGTGGAAGCTGGCATAATTCTTGCATGGATAATTGAGGGTGGAAATTATACAGCGGGTGGAATGCAGATACGAGGGAAAAGAGAAGGATATTAAAGAAAATTAAGAAAATTACCCAATTTTTGCACGAATTTCAAATTTTTTATTCTAAATTTCCGACGTCAGCAGGATTTTACCGGCTACTTGCGGAACAGACATAAGTATTGCTTATAACACCTGTCTTCTTTTGCTCGCATCTAGCGCGGTCGTACCGGGGATAATATCTGCGTAGGAAGCGGGGTGGGGCTGGTGAAACGGGATGACAGGCGCCAGCTTATGGCGGCGTTTGGTATGGTGGGCAATGTCGGCATCGGCATGGTCGCTTCGGCTGCCGTGGGCTTGATCGGCGGCCGCTTCATCGACAACTGGCTGGATTCCAGTCCTTGGGCGACGGTAATCGGCACGCTGCTCGGCCTGATCGCCGGATTATGGTCCGCCTATAAAAGGGTCGCCAGTGATGAATAGCCCCGGATTAGCCGATTCACGGGAAACTCTGGGCCGGGTGGCGAGAAAACTACTGCTGCAGTTGTCGGCGTGGGCCGCAACCGTCGTCGGCGTTCTATATTTTACCGGTCACGGCGACAAAATCGCCGGCTTTCTGGCGGGTACGGCTATCAGCGCTGTTTATGGGCTGCTCGTCTGCTACCGGGTGAGACGCAGCGCTTCGCTGTCGCCGCAAAAAGCGGTGGCCTATATGCGGACAGGCTGGCTGATTCGGCTCGCGTTTATCGTTTTGGCGCTGGCCTGGTCGCTCAAGGTGCCGTCGCTGAATTTCGGCGCCGTGGTGGCGGGCCTGCTGTCATTGCAGATAATAATCTTCGTCAACGGATTCTATCTGGTGGTCAGGCATTCAACAGCCAAGTAATCTACGAAGAAAGGGGTGAAACATATGGGACATGGGGGACACGAAATCGGTTCACATAAAGTAGCCCACTTCTTCGGCTTTGCCTTCAACATGGATACGCTCTACATGACATGGATGGTCATGGCCATCGTTATCGTTCTGGCGATACTTGCCGTCCGCCGTCTCGAAACTGTGCCGCGGGGCATGCAGAACGCCTTCGAAATGGCGATCGAGGCCATCGGCGGTCAGGTCGATGCGACTATCGGGCCCAACAGCAGGAAGGTCGCGCCGCTATTGATCACGCTGTTTGTCTTCCTGCTGACTTCCAACTGGCTGGGCCTGGTGCCGGGCTTCACCTCCCCGACTAACGATCTCAACACTACTCTCGGTCTGGCGCTGATGATCATCGGCTTCGTCCACGTACTGGGAGTAGGCCATCACGGGTTGAGCCATTTCAAGCACTTTATCCAGCCGCATCCTCTGTTCTTGCCGATCAACATCATCGAGGAAATAGCCCGGCCGATAACGCTGTCTTTCCGTCTATTCGGCAATATCATGGCCGGAGAGATTCTGATAATCCTGATCGCCGCGCTGCCGCTATATTACGGCGAGCCGCTGGTCGGCGTGCTCTGGCTGGGCTTCAGCGTGATCGTCGGCCTGATCCAGGCTTTCATCTTTACCATGCTGTCGACATCCTACCTGAGCAACTCGCTCAAGGAAGAGCACCATTAGTCGAGACTAATCCCAAATCAGCCTAAATATAAGGAGGAAACCACTGTGGAACACGCAATCATCGTAGCCGCCTCGGTAATCGCCGCTGCGCTGGCAATCGGACTGGCCGCTTTCGGCGCCGCTATGGGCGACGGGCAGGTAACCGCCAAAGCTATCGAGGGGATGGCCAGACAGCCGGAAGCCAAAGGCACCATTCTGGTCAACATGTTCATCTCCGTCGGCTTGATCGAGTCCATTCCCATTATCGCTGCGGTTATCGCCCTGGTGCTGGTGTTTGCCAATCCGTTCATCAAGTAAATGATTTTGCTGGGCGACGGGAGCATTTTCCCGTCGCCTCCCTTAAGCCTTGCAGAGGAGGGGCAACGACTTGGTTGAGTTGAATGCTACGCTGATAGCGCAAATCATAAATTTTCTGCTCTTGGCCTACATTCTGAAGAAATTTGTCTTTGGGAAGGTTCTCCAGGCGATGAGCGACCGCCAGGCGCGTATCGCCGGCAGTATTGAGTCGGCCGACCGCGAGCGGGCGGCTGCCGAGGAGCTTAAGCGCGAGTACCAGGAACAGCTCGCTCAGGCCCGGACTCAGGCCCAGACAATCGTCGAGAAGGCCACCAAGCTCGCCGAACAGGCGAAAGACGACATTATCAAGGAAGCACGGGCCGAGCACGCCCGTCTCATGAAGGAAGCCCAGGAAGAGATTGCCCGCGAGCGCGAGCGGGCCGTGGCCGAGCTCAGGAATGAGGTCGTGTCCCTGTCCATCGCCGCCGCCGGCAAAATTATCGGGCAGAACCTGGATGCCAACGCTAACGCCAAACTGGTCAGCGATTTCATCAATAATCTCGACGGACAGAAAATAGGTGGTGTCCAATGATCGCCAGCCAACTCGCCCTGAGGTACGCCGAGGCCTTGTACGAGATCGCGGCCGAGAAAGAGGCGCTCGACGGCGTGGAGAAACAGTTGGGCATCGTGGAAGAGACGCTCGTCGAATTCGGCGAACTGGCAACGCTTTTATATCATCCGCAGGTGCCGCTCGCGGCCAAGAAGGAAACGATCACCAAGGTCTTCGGACCGCAGGTTGACGACTATGTTCGCAACTTCCTGCTCCTGCTCGTCGATAAGCGCCGTGAGACGGCGCTCCCGGCGATCATCAGGGAGTACAGGCAGTTGGCCAACAAGGCTCGCAACATCGCCGAAGCCGAAGTGACCACGGCCATGCCGCTGGCGGAGGGCGACAAACAAGCCCTGGCCGCCAAGCTGAGCGCCGTTACCGGCAAAAAGATCGTGCTCAACACCCGCGTCGACGGAAGCATCGTCGGCGGCGTGGTGGTTAAGATCGGCGACAAACTGATCGACGGCAGCGTGGTCCGTCAGCTCGAAACCCTGAAGGCGGCGCTGCTCAAGACCGAAGTGAGTAAGATTGGGGTGACTTACTGAGTATGAAACTGAGGCCTGAAGAAATTACGGCAATCATCAAGCAACAGATAGAGCGCTACCAGGTCGACCTCAACGTAGACGACGTCGGCACGGTCATCGAAGTCGGCGACGGCATCGCCCGCATCCATGGCCTGGAGAAGGCCATGGCCGGCGAGCTCCTCGAGTTTCCGAACAGCGTCTACGGCATGGTTCTCAATCTTGAGGAAGACAATGTCGGCGCCGTTCTTCTGGGTGGCGAGCTGCTGATAAAAGAAGGCGACACCGTGCGCCGCACCGGCCGCATCATGCAGGTGCCGGTCGGCGACGCGATGGTCGGCCGGGTCGTCAACGCCATCGGCCAGCCGATCGACGGCAAAGGTCCGATCGACACCAAGGAGTTCCGGCCGGTCGAGTACCGCGCTCCCGGCATTGCCGACCGCCAGTCGGTCAAGGAGCCTCTCCAGACGGGTATCAAGGCCATCGACGCCATGATCCCCATCGGCCGCGGCCAGCGCGAACTTATCATCGGCGACCGCGGCACCGGCAAGACGGCCATCGCCATCGACACGATCATCAATCAGAAAGGCCACGGCGTTATTTGCATCTATGTGGCCATCGGCCAGAAAGCGTCCACCGTCGCCCGCGTCGTTCATACCCTTGAGGAAGCCGGCGCGATGGAATATACCATCGTCGTCGCCGCCACCGCTTCCGACAGCGCGCCCCTGCAGTATCTCGCGCCTTACGCCGGGGTTACGATGGGCGAACATTTCATGTACAAAGGCGGCGCCGTGCTGTGCGTCTACGACGACCTCTCCAAGCACGCCACCGCTTACCGCGCCATGTCGCTGCTGCTTCGCCGCCCGCCGGGCCGCGAGGCTTATCCGGGCGACGTGTTCTACCTACACTCCCGTCTGCTGGAACGGGCCGCCAAGCTGTCCGATGAACTGGGGGGCGGCTCGATCACCGCGCTGCCGGTCATTGAGACGCTGGCCGGCGACGTTTCCGCCTATATTCCCACCAACGTTATTTCGATCACCGACGGCCAGATATTCCTGGAGAGCGAGCTGTTCTACTCCGGCACTCGTCCGGCCATCAACGCCGGTATTTCCGTGTCTCGCGTCGGCGGCTCCGCCCAGATCAAGGCCATGAAGCAGGTCGCCGGCCGTCTGCGCCTCGACCTCGCCCAGTACCGCGAAATGGCGGCCTTCGCCCAGTTCGGCTCCGACCTCGATAAAGCGACCAAGGCGCTCCTCGACCGCGGCCAGCGGATGACCGAGATCCTCAAACAGCCGCAGTACGAGCCGGTACCGGTGGAAGAGCAGGTCCTGACGATCTATGCCGGCGTAAACGGCTACCTGGACAGCATCCCCATCGACCAGGTCGTCCATTTCGAGCAGGATTTCATCAAATTCATGAAGGCTAATTACGCCGAGATCGGCAAAACCATCCGCGAGAAAAAGGTCATCGACAAAGAGACCGAAGCCGCGCTCAAGGAAGCCCTCAAAGAGTTCAAAGACACTTTCGCGGCTTACGATAAGACCGGCGCGCAAGCGGGGTGATAACTGATGGCCAGTACTCGGGACATACGGCGCCGCATTAAGAGCGTCAAAAACATCCAGCAGATCACCAAAGCCATGAAGATGGTGGCAGCGGCCAGGCTGCGCCGGGCCCAGGAACGGGCCAACTCCAGCCGCCCCTACACCGACAAGATCCGTGAGATTCTCGCCGGCGTGGCGAGCGGAGCCAAGGAATCCGGGCATCCGCTCCTGGCGGTGCGGGAGGTCAAGCGTACGGCCTACCTCATTATCGGGGCCGACAAGGGTCTGGCGGGGGCGTACACCTCCAATCTCCTGCGCGAGGTGCTGCCCAACGTCAGCGGCCGGGACGACGTCCATCTGCTAACCGCCGGCCGCAAGGTGCGGGATTACTTCCGGCGCAGGGGCTATACCATCGATCAGCAGTATACCGGATTTTCCGAGAAGCCGACCTATGACATAGCCGTCAGTATGGCCCGCGACGTGGCTTCGGCCTACGAGCGCGGCGAATACGACGAGGTCTATCTGGTCTACACCCGCTTCTTCTCGCCCATCAACCATAAGCCGACCACCGTGAAACTGCTGCCAGTCGACACCGATACGGCGCACGGGGAAGAACAGCCGCGCGAGTACATCTTTGAGCCGTCGGCGGAAGAAGTGCTGGGGCTGCTGTTGCCGAAGTACCTGGAAACGGTCGTTTTCGGCGCCCTTCTCCAGTCGGCGGCCAGCGAACTGGGGGCCAGGATGACGGCCATGGGTTCGGCCACCGACAACGCCCAGGAGCTTATATCCAAGCTGGTTCTCAACTACAACAAGATTCGCCAGGCGAACATCACCCGCGAGATTTCCGAGATCGTGGGCGGCGCCGAGGCCCTCAAATAGTAAAACGCCGCTGCCGAATGAGGCCGGGACGCCGGACGCCCGAAGGGCGCGACGCGGACGGGCCGCACGCGGCAACGAGCAGGAGGGGACAGAATGAACACTGGTAGAGTAATTCAAGTCATCGGGCCTGTCGTTGACGTCGAATTTCCCCCGGAGCACCTGCCTCCGATTTATAACGCCGTCAAAATCGACGAGCAGGTCGGCGAAGTAAGAGTAAAACTGACGGTGGAAGTCATGCAGCACCTCGGCGACAACGTCGTCCGTTGCGTGGCCATGTCGTCCACCGACGGCCTGACCCGCGGCATGAAGGCCGAGGATACCGGCTCGCCGATCAAGGTTCCCGTAGGCAAGGGCACGCTGGGCAGGGTATTCAACGTGCTGGGCGAAACGGTCGACAACGACGACCGCCCGGTCGAAGCCGACGATTATTGGCCCATCCACCGTCCGGCTCCGTCCTTCGAGGACCAGGAGACGGCGACCACCATCCTTGAGACGGGGATCAAGGTCGTCGACCTCATCGCCCCCTACGCCAAAGGCGGCAAGATCGGCCTGTTCGGCGGCGCGGGCGTCGGCAAGACGGTTATCATCATGGAGCTTATCCGCAACATCGCCACCGAGCACGGCGGCTTCTCGGTCTTCTCGGGCGTTGGCGAGCGCACCCGCGAAGGCAACGACCTGTGGACGGAGATGAAGGAGTCCGGGGTTATCGACAAAACCGCTCTGGTTTACGGCCAGATGAACGAGCCGCCCGGAGCGAGGATGCGCGTCGGCCTCACCGGCCTGACGGTGGCCGAATACTTCCGCGATAAGGGCGGCCAGGACGTGCTGCTGTTCATCGACAACATCTTCCGCTTCATCCAGGCCGGCTCGGAGGTTTCGGCCCTCCTCGGCCGCATGCCGTCCGCAGTCGGTTACCAGCCCACGCTGAACACCGACGTCGGCGCCCTGCAGGAACGCATCACTTCGACCAAAAAAGGCTCGATCACATCGGTGCAGGCCGTGTACGTGCCGGCCGACGACCTTACCGACCCGGCGCCGGCGGCGACCTTCGCCCATCTCGACGCCACCACCGTTCTCTCGCGTCAGATTTCCGAGCTGGGCATCTATCCGGCGGTCGATCCTCTCGACTCAACCTCGAGGATTCTCGACCCCCACGTAATCGGCCAGGAGCACTACGAAGTGGCCCGCGGCGTGCAGGAAGTGCTGCAGCGCTACAAGGAGCTGCAGGACATCATCGCCATCCTCGGCATGGAGGAGCTCTCCGACGACGACAAGCTCACCGTGTCCCGGGCCCGCAAGATCCAGCGCTTCCTGAGCCAGCCCTTCTTCGTGGCCGAAGCGTTCACCGGCACGCCGGGCAAATACGTGCCCCTCAAGGAGACTATCCGCGGCTTCAAGGAAATCCTCGCCGGCAAGCACGACGATCTGCCTGAGCAAGCCTTCTTTATGTGTGGCCCAATCGAAGATGTGGTGGAAAAGGCGCGCCAGATCAAGGGGGAATAAGCTGTGGCCAATACCATCCGGCTTGATATCGTCACCCCTGAACGCATCGTCTATTCCGACGACGTCAATATGGTGATCGCCCGGGCCACCGACGGCGATATCGGCATCCTGCCCGGACATGCCCCGCTGGTGGCCGGCATGGACATCTGGCCGCTCCGGGTTATCAAGGACGAGGGTGAGCGCCAGATATCCGTGTGTGGCGGGTTTATCGAGGTCCGGCCCGACAAGGTTACTGTCCTGGCGTCCTGTGCCGAGCTGCCCGACGAGATCGACGTCAAGCGGGCCGAAGCTGCACGCGCCAGAGCCGAAGGCCGCATCAAGGACGCCACCCCCAATGTCGACATGGCCAGGGCCGAAGCCGCCCTGCGACGGGCGATAATTCGCCTGCGGGTGGCCGAAGGCGGCAAAACACGGGATATTTGAGCATAACGCAAGGCCGGGGATAACCTCCCCGGCTTTTTGTATTCTAAGCAGCGCCAATAATTACATGCATAGCTCCCCTAAAAACTGGCAAGAATAAGCTTAGAGAAGGATGGGGAGTAGTATGCGCAGAAGTATTTGCTATGCGTTGATGGCCGGCTTCCTTTTTTTGTCGCTGTTCGTCTGGGTCCAAGCGGGCGACGCTGTCCACGCCACGCGGGTCGGGTTACTCAGCGAGGCCATGGAAGCCACCGGGGCGGTGACGGAAACCGTCGCTTTCAACGCTTGGTCGGAGTTGCCTGATGCCGAGCTGAGCGATGACGAACTAAAGCGCGTTGTCCGGGCGTCGATGGCGAAGCTGGGTTACGCTAAGGGACAATACGACCTAAAGCTGACCCGCAGCGAGCGCCATCGCCTCGTCAGGGCGGAGGCATCCGGCTCCGGCCGTCGTATCGCCGTCATTGCCCAAATCGTCTATCCTGTCTGGGACAGGAAAAGACCCGAGGCGTACCTGGTGGTCAACACCGAGTCTCAGGCTGCGGAGGCCGACATCTCCCTGCTTCGCAGCCGGGTAGCCGACGCCGGAGCCTGCGGCGGAGGCAGCGCGCGGATATCCACTTGCCTGGTGGGCTGGCTTGATGGTAAACTAGATAAGGAAAAGTGGCCAGAAAAACTACATGCGGCCGGACAAGTCCTCGGCGCAACGGACGCCGAACTGACCGTCCAGCCGGGATACGCCGGCATGACGGGGTTTTCCCCCGAGCTGCCGGAAAGCATCGTCGTAGGCGACAAGCGGATCAACATTAATCTTGCCATCCGCTACAGCCCTTACGACAACCGCACCTATGTAGTCATCGCCTCGCCGGTGATAACCGGCGAATATTAGCAGCAAGCGGTGGGAGGAAAGTAAGTGGAAAGACTGATAGTCAGCGGGGGGAAAAGACTGTCCGGCAGCGTTAAGATCAGTGGCGCCAAGAACGCCGTGTTGCCGATAATCGCGGCCTCGCTACTGGGGACGACGACCAGCAGGCTGGAGGAGATACCCGCCCTCGAGGACGTTGGGACGATCAGCGAGGTGCTGGGGCATCTCGGCGTAGCCGTCTCGAAAGAAGAGGAAGGAACGCTGATCGTTGACAGCGCCGGCCTCTCCTGCTGCGAAGCGCCCTACGAGCTTGTCCGCAAAATGCGGGCATCCTTCCTCGTAATGGGTCCTCTCCTCGCCAGAGCCGGTCAGGCGCGCATTTCCCTGCCGGGCGGCTGCGCTATCGGCACCAGGCCGATCGATCTTCACCTCAAGGGATTCGAGGCTCTGGGGGCGGAAATCGTCCTCGGTCACGGTTATATCGAAGCCCGGACGAAGCAGCGGCTGAAAGGGGCGCGGATCTATCTCGACTTTCCCAGCGTCGGCGCTACCGAGAACATCATGATGGCCGCTTCTCTGGCCGAAGGGCAGACAATCCTCGAAAATCCCGCCGAAGAGCCGGAAATCGTCGACCTGGCCAACTACCTCAACACCATGGGAGCGAGGATCCGCGGCGCGGGGACCAATGTCATCCGCATCGAGGGGGTCAAAGAACTAAAAGGCACCACCCATGCCGTTATCCCTGACCGGATCGAAGCCGGCACCTACATGGTGGCAGCGGCGATCACCGGCGGCGACGTCTGGTTGGAGAGCGCCCTGTCCGAGCATCTCAAGCCGGTCACCGCCAAGCTTAAGGAAGCGGGCGTGACGATCGAAGAAAAGATCGACGGGGTGATGGTCCGCGGCACGGCATCGGTCAAGGCGGTGGACGTCAAAACTCTCCCCTATCCCGGATTCCCCACCGACATGCAGTCTCAGTTTATGACACTGATGACGGTGGCCAACGGCACGAGCGTAATCACCGAGACGGTGTTCGAGAACCGCTTCATGCATGTGGACGAACTCAAGCGCATGGGGGCGAGCATTAAGATCGAAGGCCGCAGCGCGATTGTGGAGGGGGTGCCCAAACTGACCGGCTGCCCGGTCAAGGCGACCGACCTCAGGGCCGGCGCGGCGCTGGTGCTGGCGGGCCTGGTGGCTGACGGCAAAACCGAGATAAGCTGCATTCATCATATTGATCGCGGTTATGAGGATATTGTCGGCAAACTGACCAACCTGGGCGCGGATATCGTCCGGGTGGGATAAATGGAAGTAATAAGGGGCGGCCGGAGGGCCGCTCCTTTAGCTTGTCATATAATGCTAACCCCTCGCATATGATTGGACACATAAGTGCGGGAGGGGCGGGCGTGAAAAAGGTGTTGGCGCTGACCGTAGTGCTTGTCATCGTCGTTGTCATCGTGATCCCCGCCGTGGTGCTCTATGGTTTGGGCGGTCCTGCGGGAACGCGGTCGACGGGCATCAGGAAAGGCGAGGACATCCCGATCAGGGTTTATCTTCACGACCAGGACCGGATCGTGGAAATGAGCCTGGAAGAGTATGTAAAAGGCATGGTGGCGGCCGAGATGCCGGCCGAGTTCGAGCTTGAGGCCCTTAAGGCCCAGGCGGTGGCGGGCAGAACGTATGCAGTCAAACAGATGGCGCTGTTTGGCGGCGGCGGGTTGGCGAACCGGCCGGGAGCCGACGTTAGCACGAATCCTGCCGAAAGCCAGGCGTGGATGAGCACTCTCCAACTGCGCGACAGATGGGGTCCGTTTGCATTTGACCGCTACTGGGCCAAAATCGGCCGGGCGGTCGAGGAAACGCGAGGACTGATCGCGACCTATAACAGCGAGCCAATCAACGCCGTCTTTCATTCCACCAGCGGCGAGCGTACGGCTTCCGCACAAGAGGTGTGGGGATTTGACTATCCCTATCTCAGAAGCGTGGTCTGCACCTGGGACAAAAAGTCGCCCCGCTACAGCGACAGCCGGGAATACAGCTTAGTCGAACTCGAGCAGCGCCTCGGCTCGGATGCCGGGGTTGTGGCGGCCGCCCAGGGCGGCGGCGGATCGGTTGCCCAGATTATCGACCGGACCGAGTCCGGCCGGGTATCAAAGGCCAGGGTGGGCAGCAAAACATTCTCCGGTCTCGACCTCCGCAAGAAGCTCGAGCTGCGTTCGGCCAATTTCACCATGGAATCCAAGGACGGCAAGGTGGTATTCAAGACCACCGGCTACGGCCACGGCGTGGGCATGTGCCAATACGGCGCGAACGGCATGGCCAAGGAAGGCAGGAGCTTTCGCGACATCCTGACCTATTACTACACCGGCGTCAAGATCGCCAGCATCCACGAATCGTAAATGCAGCGAGCAGTCTGTATAGGCCATTCAGACCCCCCGGATACGAGGCGGCCCGGGCATGCGAGCGAGGCGTACTTGAGATGTACGGCGAGCGAGCACGCGCAGGGCCGAGAAAGTAGACGGGGGGTTACCAATGGCTGAAAAAGGGAATAATGGGATTGTGAGGTGATTTACAATGCCCATTAAACCCTGGCCGGAAGATCTTTTTGCAGAATTAAAGCGGCTTGGTGAGCGGCGGACATGGACGGCGGCGCGTCCGGTGTACGTCGCTACCGGACTGGTCATCATGGCCTCCATACTCATGCTGGTTGTGGTCAGCGGCGTCAGGCAGCCGGCCGTGCCGGTCCCCACAGCCCCGCAAATCAGCCGGGAGGCGCCCTCGGCGACGGCGGTACGCCAGTTGAAGCCTGCGGGAGGCGCGGCGGAGGTGCAGGCGGCTGACCCTCAACAGGTTAAGCAGGCAGTGGAGCGGAGCTCCGGACCGCTCACGCCCGGCAACAAGCCCCATAGACCTGTTGCCGGGGCGGTGACGGTGGGCTTCGGCTGGCAGCTTCACCCTTCGTATGGCGACTGGCGCTACCATCCTGGCGTCGATATCGCCGCGCCGGCCGGCGGCGGCGTAAAGGCGATGCTGGGCGGCCGGGTAACGGAGATTTATAAGGACAGGCAGTACGGCCTGTCCGTGACGGTGGCCGGCGGCGGTTACACCGTCCATTACGGATCGCTGGCTTCCGTCGCCGTCGCCAAAGATCAGCAGCTTTTTGCCGGTACTTCCATAGGCAGCGTCGGTGAGGCGCCCCACGAGCGCTTTCCTCATCTCCACCTGGCGGTAAAAAACGGCGATAACTATGTCGATCCTCAGGAAATATTGGTAAAATGCGAATAGCCTTTTTCCGCCCGCCTGCCCCGTCAGCGGCCGAAAATGCGTGACATGTCACGCATTTTTTTATTTTGTCCGCATATACATGGTAGCAAACGGAGGGCGAGGGGGAAATTGGGATATGAAGGACTATATCCGCAAGCGGGTGCTGGACATCTGTAATCACATACTCGATAGCAAGCATACGGTAAGACAGACGGCAACCGTTTTCGGGGTGAGCAAAAGCACCGTACATAAAGATATGATAGAGCGACTGCCCACCATCAACAAGCGCCTGGCGAACAAGGTGCGCCACATACTGGAGATCAACAAGGCCGAACGCCACATTCGCGGCGGCGAGGCGACCAGGAAGAAGTATAAAGATGGCAAAGAAAATAGTGAGAAATAAAAGGAATTACTGTCATAAGATAGAACTATTAGTTATTATTTATTGCAAAGAGTAACACTGTTCGAGTTAGCTCTTTTTTTTGGCCGCGGAGGGACAAGCTTCAGGAGATTGCAGTAGCGGAAAGGAGTTTCGGAATGTTCGGAATGTCGATGGATATCGGAGTGGACTTGGGAACGGCTACCGTACTCGTATATATAAAGGGCAAGGGAATCGTGCTGCGCGAGCCGTCGGTCGTGGCAATCGACCGCGATACCAACCGCATCATCGCGATAGGGGAGGAAGCCCGCCGGATGCTGGGGAGGACGCCGGGCAACATCGTGGCCATCCGTCCTTTGCGGGAAGGCGTCATTGCCGATTACGACACCACGGAAAGCATGTTGAGGCATTTCATCGAGAAGGTTGCCGGCAGGAGCATGTTCTTCAAGCCGCGCATCATGGTGTGCGTGCCATCCGGCGTCACAACGGTGGAGAAAAGGGCGGTGCTGGAGGCGGCCATGCAGGCGGGGGCCCGCAAGACGTATCTGATCGAAGAACCGCTGGCGGCGGCACTCGGCGCCGGCCTGGTCATATCCGAACCGTGCGGCTCGATGGTCGTCGATATCGGCGGCGGCACTACCGACGTTGCGGTGCTAAGCCTCGGCGGCATCGTCGTCAGCGAGTCGCTCAGGGTCGGCGGCGACAAATTTGACGAAGCGCTGGTGCGCTATATCAAGAAGGAATACAATATCATGATCGGCGAACGTACCGCTGAGGAGATCAAGGTCAACGTCGGCACGGCATTCCCGTCCGGCCGCAACGAATCGATGGAAATCCGCGGCCGCGACCTGGTGTCCGGTCTGCCGAAAACGATGCGGATCGGCTCCACCGAGACCCGTGAGGCGCTGGCGGAACCCATCTCCCTCATAATCGAGTGTGTCAAGACGGTGCTGGAAAAAACGCCGCCTGAACTGGCGGCCGACATCGTCGACCGCGGCATCGTTATGACCGGCGGCGGCTCGTTGCTTCACGGGCTGGACAGGCTCATCAGCCAGGAGACAGGTATACCGACCTATCTGGCCGACGACCCGCTGTCTTGCGTGGCGCTGGGTACGGGCAAGGCGCTGGAGTCTCTCGAAACCATTCAGGATTCGCTTACGACAATCAAAAAAGGCAGCATTGCCTGATATCGGCCGTCCGGGGGATCAATCCCCGGACGGCTGCTTTTCTCTGTTTTTTCCACAACTTTCCTGGCTGAAAGTGCTTAAGAAATCGCCCGATTCACCGATAAATAGAATAGGAGGTGAATGGATGATACGGGGAATTTATGTCGCCGGGTCGGGAATGATGACCGAGGCGACGAGGACCGACGTTATTGCCAACAACCTCGCCAACGCAAGCACGGCGGGCTATCGCAAAGATGTCGCCATCGGCAAGGATTTCCGCAGCATGCTCATCCGGCGGATCAATGACGGGCCGAACAGCCCGCTTATCGGCAGTATGGGGGTCGGCTCGGTGATCGACGAGGTCGCCACCATCCACGAGCAGGGGGGCATAAGACCGACCGGCAATAAGTTTGATCTGGCCATCGAAGGCCGTGGCTTTTTCGCGGTCGAGACTCCCGCCGGGGTGCGCTACACCCGCAACGGCGGCTTCACCCGCAGCGCCCAGGGCGAGCTGGTGACCGTGGACGGGTATCGGGTGCTGGGTCAGGGCGGAGCCATCCAGCTGGGCGATCCCGAAAGCCAGGTGTATATCGCCGACGACGGGCGGGTGATGGTGGACGACGCCGAAGCCGACACGCTGCGAATTGCCGACTTCGCCGACGTTAAGCGGCTGGTCAAGGAGGGCGCCAACCTGTTCGCCGCAGCGCCGGGCCAACAGGAAGAGCCGGTGGCGGGCATTACGGTGCGCGCGGGCTATCTTGAGCACTCCAACGTTAACGTAGTCGCCGAGATGGTCAACCTCATCGCTGGCTACAGGGCGTACGAGATCAACG is a window of Selenomonadales bacterium 4137-cl DNA encoding:
- the spoIIID gene encoding sporulation transcriptional regulator SpoIIID — protein: MKDYIRKRVLDICNHILDSKHTVRQTATVFGVSKSTVHKDMIERLPTINKRLANKVRHILEINKAERHIRGGEATRKKYKDGKENSEK
- a CDS encoding rod shape-determining protein gives rise to the protein MFGMSMDIGVDLGTATVLVYIKGKGIVLREPSVVAIDRDTNRIIAIGEEARRMLGRTPGNIVAIRPLREGVIADYDTTESMLRHFIEKVAGRSMFFKPRIMVCVPSGVTTVEKRAVLEAAMQAGARKTYLIEEPLAAALGAGLVISEPCGSMVVDIGGGTTDVAVLSLGGIVVSESLRVGGDKFDEALVRYIKKEYNIMIGERTAEEIKVNVGTAFPSGRNESMEIRGRDLVSGLPKTMRIGSTETREALAEPISLIIECVKTVLEKTPPELAADIVDRGIVMTGGGSLLHGLDRLISQETGIPTYLADDPLSCVALGTGKALESLETIQDSLTTIKKGSIA
- the flgF gene encoding flagellar basal-body rod protein FlgF, producing the protein MIRGIYVAGSGMMTEATRTDVIANNLANASTAGYRKDVAIGKDFRSMLIRRINDGPNSPLIGSMGVGSVIDEVATIHEQGGIRPTGNKFDLAIEGRGFFAVETPAGVRYTRNGGFTRSAQGELVTVDGYRVLGQGGAIQLGDPESQVYIADDGRVMVDDAEADTLRIADFADVKRLVKEGANLFAAAPGQQEEPVAGITVRAGYLEHSNVNVVAEMVNLIAGYRAYEINGKAVQAHDSLLDKAVNDVGRV